DNA sequence from the Antarctobacter heliothermus genome:
CGCCGCCGAAATACAGCACCCCGACAAACCCAATCCCCGACATCAGGTCGATCAGACCGGGGAGAGAGGCCTGACCCGCCGCCGACCGCGTTTCCGCCCGGATGCGTTGGCGCGTCAGGGCGCGGTATTTCTTGCCCATCCAGCGTTCCAACTGGTTCAGTTTGACCGGCGTGATGCCGTGAAACACCTCGTTCAGACGGGTCGACAGCCGCGCCGCAATGTCCCGCACGTTGCGGGCGTTCTTGCGCACAAACCGTTGCAACAGCACCGACGGAAACACCAGCAACGGCGCGCCCACCAGCGCCACCAGCGTCCAGCGCCAATCGATGAACAGCGCCACCCCGAACAATGAGATCAGCGCCACCACGTCGCGCCCGGCTCCCGTCACCAAAGTGCTCCAGACCTTGGAGATGGCGTTTACATCGCCCTCGACCCGCTGGATCAGGTAGCCCGGCCCGTGTTCGTTGTGAAACTCCGGGTCCAGCGTCATCAGGTGTTGCAGCATGTCCTGCCGGATATCGCCCATCGACATCTGGCTAACCCGCGTCAGCAGCACCTTTTGCACCACGCTGGCCACCGCCCGCACAACAAAGATGCCCATGACGATCACGCCGACCCAGACCAGCGCATCGGCATTGCCGCCGACAAAGACATCGTCGAACATCGGCTTCATCATGTAGCTGAGCAGGCCGAACATGCTGCCCTCAAGCGCCATAAAGACCATGGCGATAGCCATCAGCCCCGCATAGCGTTTCAGGTAGCGCTGCCAGAGCCAGAGAAACAGCCGCTTGGGAGGGGGAACCGGATCAGCCACCCATCAGCTCCCGCGCGCAGTCTATCTCGGGGCGGCGCGCGTCCCATGCGGGCTGAATGATCTTGGCGGCGTATTCGGTGCGGATCCAGTCCTCAAACCCGATCTCGCCCAACGACAGACGCGCCTCATAGACACGCAGGATGTAATCCTGCACCCCGGTCTTGGTGAAATCGAGGTGGATGTAGCGCAGGCCCAACTGTTTCTTGGCCTCCGCGATCGGGACATCCTCGAACACCAGCAGATACATAGCCGCAACAAACCCGGCCCGGTCGGCGCCGGACTTGCAGTGAAACATCATCGGCTTTTCCGCCGCCCGCAGCGCGTCGATCACACCGACGATGCGCTTGCGCGGGGCCGCCTCACGCGCCCACAGCTTGGCGTCGACCATCGTCATGCCCAACTGCTGCAGGCTTTCCCGCTCGAACAGGTAATGGGCAAACCGGTCCTCGCCGCGCAGGTTCACCACCGTCTTGATCCCCATGGCCGCATAGCGTTCAAACCGCCGGTGCGTTGGCTGGTTCGACCGGTACACCCCCGGCGCGATCTGAAAGAAATTGGTCCAGAGCACCCGCAGAAACGCATGGTCGAACAGGTGGTAATGCAGCCTTGACCACCGCCGCGCAGCGGGCGTCGAAATATCCGTGCCAAAAGACCGGCGCAGCTTGCGTTCCGCCTTGTCCAACCTGCTCCAGAGTCGTGCCAGCATGTGCGATGGGTTCCCAGCGTTCCGGCGGGCGGTTTACGCGGCATTCGGTGGGCTGTCCAGCAAAGCGCGTATTGACGGCAGGCCGCCGCCGGGTAACGTCGCGCCGCGATAGACAGGAGTTCCCCAATGCCGCTGTCCAATGGACGCCCCCACATGGCCCTTCCGGGGCCCTCCATGATGCCGGACCGCGTATTGCAGGCGATGCATCGGCCCGCGCCGGACATCTATGACCTTGATCTGCACGACATGGTGGCCAGTCTGGTGCCGGATTTGCGCCGTGTGGCGCGCACCGATGGCCATGTGGCGATGTACATCTGCAACGGCCATGGTGCATGGGAGGCGGCCCTGTCCAACACCGTGGCGCCCGATGAGACGGTGCTTGTGCCCACCACCGGTGCCTTTGGCCATGGCTGGGCGGAAATGGCGCGCGGGCTGGGGGCCGAGGTCGAGATTGTCGAACACGGTCGCACCACCCCGATTGACCCGGACCGGGTGTGCGCCGCGCTGGCGGCGGACAAGGGCCACAGGATCAAGGCGGTGCTGGCGGTCCATGTCGATACCTCCTCGTCGATTCGCTCCGACATCGCGGCCCTGCGCAGGGTGCTGGATGAGGTCGGGCACCCGGCCTTGCTGATGGCCGATTGCATCGCCTCGCTGGGCTGCGATGCGTTTGAGATGGACGCATGGGGCGTCGACGTGATGATCACCGGCTCGCAAAAGGGGCTGATGGTGCCGCCGGGCATGGCCTTTGTGTTCTTCAATGACCGCGCGGCAGAGGTGCGCCGCGCCATGCCCCGCGTGTCGCGCTATTGGGACTGGGCGGCGCGCGCCGAGCCTGAGATGTTCTATCAGTATTTCGGCGGCACCGCGCCGACGCACCACCTGTACGGCCTGCGCGCGGCTCTGGACATGATCCACGAAGAGGGCATGGAACACGTCTGGGCGCGCCATGCCCGGCTGGCCCGCGCCATCTGGGCGGCGGGAGAGGCATGGGGGGCAGAGGGGCCGTTCCGCCTGAACGTGGCAGACCCCGCGCACCGCTCTCATGCGGTGACGGCGGCGGCCTTGGGTGCGCCGGACGGCGACCGCCTGCGCGCATGGTGCCGCGATGAGGCGGGGCTGGTGCTGGGCATCGGGCTGGGCGTGGGTGATCCCGAAGACCCGACAAACTCGGGCTATTTCCGTTTTGGCCACATGGGGCATGTCAACGCCCACGGCATCCTTGGCCTGATCGGCACGGTGGAGACGGGATTGACCGTGCTGGACATTCCGCATGGGGCAGGGGCGATGGATGCGGCGGTCAAGGCACTGACCGCTGCCTGATGCTCACAGCACGCGGATCACTCCGCGTGCAGCCCGCCGCTGTCCAGTCGCAACCGTCGGTCCATCTGCGCCGCGAGTTCCAGATTATGGGTGGCGATCAGCGCCGACAGGCCGGTTTCGCGCACCAGCGTCATCAGCGCGCCAAACACCCGGTCCGATGTGGTGGGGTCAAGGTTCCCGGTCGGTTCATCCGCCAGCAACAGGCGCGGCGTGTTCGCCATCGCGCGGCAAAAGGCGACGCGCTGTTGTTCACCGCCTGACAGCGCGGCAGGGCGGTGTTCTGCGCGATCCTTGATGCCAACGCTGTCCAGCAGGGTCAGCGCCCGCGCCTCAGCCTCGGCGCGGCTCGCACCATTGGCCAGTTGCGGCAGCACGATATTTTCCAGCGCGGTGAATTCTGGCAGCAGGTGGTGGAACTGATAGACAAACCCGACATCCGCCCGCCGCACTGCCGTGCGCCGCCGGTCGCTTTGACCTTGCATCGCCTCGCCGCCAATCTCGACCGTGCCCGCATCGGGTGTGTCCAGCAGCCCAGCAATATGCAGCAGCGTCGACTTGCCCGCGCCTGAGGGCGCGACCAGCGCCACGACCTCACCGCGTCCGACCGTCAGGTCGATGCCGCGTAGTACGTTCACCTCGTTCGGCTTGCCCTTGTTATAGCTCTTCTCAATGCCCGTCAGGCGCAGAACCGTGTCACTCATAGCGCAGCGCCTCCACCGGGTTCATCCGGGCCGCACGGCGCGCCGGAAAGATCGTGACGATAAAGCTGAGACCCAGCGACAGCGACACCGCCGACAACACGTCTTTCAGGTGCAACTCGGCGGGCAGGGCATAGATGCCCCGGATCGACGGGTCCCAGACCCCGCCGCCTGACAGGTAGTTCACTGCGGCAAAGATCGGGTCGATGTAGATGGCAAACAGCGTGCCCAGCAGCACCCCCAGTGCTGTGCCGATCAGCCCGGTAAACGACCCGCAGATGAAAAAGATACGCATGACGGACCCTTCGGTCAGGCCCATGGTGCGCAGGATGCCGATGTCGCGGCCCTTGTTCTTGACCAGCATGATCAGCCCGGACACGATGTTCATCGTGGCGATCAGCACCAGCACCGACAGGATCACGAACATCACGTTGTCTTCTATATCCAGCGCCCGCAGGAACCCGCCGCTGGCGTCCTGCCACGTCCAGACCAGCGCGCCCGCACCGGCGGCCTGTCCGATGGGGCTGCTGTATCGCTCGACCTCCTCGGGGTCTTCGACGGTGATCTCCAGCTCATCCGCCACGCCCTCGCGGTTGAAATACAACTGCGCCTCGGCGAAGGGCATGTAGATCCGCGTGCGGTCAATGTCATAGCGCCCGGCGGTAAAGATATAGGTTACGTCATAGGTCTTGACCCGCGGCGAAACCCCAAACGGCGTCTTGACCCCGTTGGGAGAGATCAGGTCGATCTTGTCGCCCAGACCCACCCCCAGCATCTGCGCCACACCCGACCCGATGGCCAGGCCGCCGTCAAAATCTGTCAGGTTGCCACGGCCCGTCTCGGGATCGGCGATGCGCGGGATCTCAACCAGATCCTCCTGTGCGATGCCAAAGACCTCAACCCCGGCATTGCGGCCATTGCCCGTCGCCATGACCTGTCCCTTGACCAAAGGCGCCACCCGCGTGACGCCCGGCACGCCGCGCACGCTCTCGGCCATGGCGGCATAGTCGGGCAGGGTCCGCGTCGGTATCCCGGCCTCATCTACATGCTGGATGTGGTAGACCGTGACATGGGCATTGGCCCCCACGATCGTGTCCACAAATTCCGCCCGAAAGCCCGACCGCACCGCCAGCGTCGCGATCAGCGCAAACACCGCCAGCGTAATCCCGATCAGCGAGATCCACGTCATCACCGACACCCCACCCTCGGCGCGTTTGGCGCGCAGATAGCGCCAGGCGATCATCCATTCAAACGGGGCAAAGGGCGGCGGCTGGCGCGTCATGGGGCTCTTTCTGGTCCTGCTCGTGGCGGAAACTGGCCTTTTGCCCGGTCCGGGTCAACCAGTCCGCGCCCCTGCCGCGCGACCATCCGCCAGTTGTGGCCGCCGCCGCGGGGCCAAGGCGGCCCAACCGCCACCCGCGCCGCCCGAAATCCCTCGTTGACGCGGCCGCCCGCGCCGCCATATTTGCGCCCATGACTGGACCCCGTTACCCCGCCCTCATCGCCTCGCTTCCTTCAACCGTGCCCTTTGTCGGCCCCGAATTGCAGGAGCGCGCCCGTGGCATGCGTTTTCAAGCCCGCCTTGGCGCCAACGAAAACGTCTTTGGCCCGTCGCCCTTTGCCGTCGCCGCCATGCAGGATGAGGCGGCAGAGATCTGGAAATACGCCGATCCTTCGCATCTGGACTTGAAAGCCGCGCTGGCGGACCACCTGCGCTGCACGCCACAAAACATCCTGATCGGTGAGGGCATCGACGGGCTGCTGGGCTATCTGGTGCGGCTGCTGGTGGGGCAGGGCGATGCGGTTGTCACCTCGGACGGGGCGTACCCGACCTTCAACTACCATGTGACCGGCTTTGGCGGCGTGTTGCACAAGATCCCCTACACAGGGGATCACGAAGACCTTTCCGCCCTGATCGCCAAAGCGGCAGAGGTCGACGCCAAGATCGTCTACCTTGCCAACCCCGACAATCCGATGGGCACATGGCACAGCGGGGCTGCCATTGCGGCGGCGCTGGACACGCTGCCCGACGGCTGCGTGCTGGCGCTGGATGAGGCCTATGTGGAATTCGCCCCGGAGGGCACAACCCCCGATCTGGATGCCGAAGATCCCCGCGTTCTGCGGTTCCGCACCTTTTCCAAGGCTTACGGCATGGCGGGCGCGCGGATCGGATATGTCGTCGGCGCGGCAGAGACGATCAAGGCGTTTGACCGGATTCGCAATCATTTCGGCATGAACCGCATTGCACTGGCCGGGGCGCTGGCCGCGCTTGGCGATACCGAATGGTTGAATGAGGTGATCCGCCTGACCGCCGAAGGGCGGGATGGAATCGCGCGCATCGCCAAGGACAACGGCCTGACCACACTGCCTTCGGCGACCAATTTTGTGGCGGTCGACTGTGGCAGGGATGGGGATTTTGCCCGCGCCGTTCTGGCGGGTCTGATTGATCAGGGTGTCTTTGTCCGGATGCCCTTTGTGGCCCCGCAGGACCGGTGCATCCGCATCAGCGCGGGCCGGCCCGAGGATCTGGAAATCCTGGCCGAGGCCCTGCCAAAGGCGTTGCTCGCGGCGCGGATCACCCTCAACCCCTAAGCATTTCCGGCAAACTGCAACAATTTTCACCACCTCGCGAAATCCTGACCTGACTTGTCGTCCTGCTGCGCTACCCTCTGCAAGCGGAGATTGCAGGTGTAGGAGGCCGCGCAATGAAAAACCGTCCATCGAAGCCGGTCGAGGATTACACGACCGTCAACATGATCCTGATTTTTGCGAACATGCTATGGGTTTTTGTGGCGCTCTGGTCCTTTTGGGGGCTGGGCGTGGTGCTGATCCTTGCGGTGCTGCTCAATCATCTGATCACGCGGATCGACACCGTCCGCCGCCGCCGGGACAGCCGGTTTCGCGGCATCTGATCCCTGCAAATCCGGTTTCCGTTTTGCTGCGTGGGGCATAGGGTCCGCCAAACGCAGGAGCCAAGCCATGCCCAACATCACCATCACCGAGATTTTTCGCCTGTCCGAAACCGCGTTGGCGGCACATGGGGCGCAGCCCGCCATTGCCGCCGAAATGGCCCGTGCCATCGCTTGGGCCGAGGCGCGGGGAAACCGGATTTGCGGGCTGTACTACCTCGAAAGCTATTGCCAGCAGTTGAAATCTGGGCGCGTCGATGGCGCGGCCGTGCCGGAAATCAGCCAACCCCGCGCGTCCGAAATCCGGGTGGATGCGGCACATGGTTTTGCCCAGCCTGCCTTTGCCGCCGCGCTGCCGCAGGCGTTGCAGGCCGCGCGCGACACCGGGATCGCCAGCCTTGCGCTGCGCCACGCCCACACCTGTACCGCGCTGGGCTATTTCACCGAACAGATTGCCAAGGGCGGTGCGCTGGGCCTTGGTCTGACCAATGCCTCGCCCATCGTCGCGGCTCCCGGCGGCAAGACCCGTGTGATCGGCACCAATCCCGTCGCCTTCGCGGTGCCGGACGGGCAGGGCGGTGTGGCGATGATGTTCGACCAGAGCACGACAACCGTCGCCCTTGGCCGGATCACCATGGCCAAGGCGGCAGGCGAACAGATCCCCGAAGGCTGGGCCGTGGACGTCGATGGTCGCCCGACGACAGACCCCGACGCCGCGCTGAAAGGCTCGCTGTGTTCTGCGGGCGGCTACAAGGGCTGGGGCCTTGGCCTGATGGCCGAGATCCTCGCCGCCTGTCTGGGCGGCGGCATTCTCAGCAAGGATGTCAAACCGTTGAAAGCGCCAGAGGGCGCGCCGCATGACCTTGGCCAGTATTTCCTGATCATCGACCCCGGACAGGGCGATTTCTTTGATCGGTTGTCGGGGTTGGCAGAGGTGGTCACGCGGGATGAGGGCGCACGGATGCCCGGCGCGGGCCGCGTGCCCGCCGAGACGGCAGACGTGCCAGAGGCGCTCTGGCAGCAACTGCGCGATCTGGCGGGTGAACCTGCCTGATCCGCGTGGTGCTGTGCCGCCGGGTTAACGCCCCGTACGCCGCCCGGTCACAGGGGCGTCTTTGTCACCAAAAGGTAAATTCGTCTCTGTAACCCCTTGATTTTTCGTCGCCTGCGGTCTGTCCACGCGTGGACAGGCTCAGGCCCGCTGGGTGATCCAAACCCCCAGTGCCATCACCGCAATCCCCGTGGCACGGGTCAGCGTGAGGGGCGAGAGTCGCGCCCCGAACAGTCCGAAATGATCAATCACGGCGGCACTGATCAATTGCCCGACGAGCACGAAAAAGATCGCGTTCCCTATCCCGAATTTCGGCGCGATCATCGTCACGGACAGAACGTAGAAGGCCACGAAACACCCGCCCAGAAACAGATGCCGCGGTGCCTCTGTCACGCCGCCCAACCCCTTGGCCCCGCTCGCCAGCCAGACCGCGAGGGTCGAGGACAGCGCCACACAAAACAGCACCACCGCCGCCGAGACGGGCGACCCCAACCGCATCCCAAGCGCAGCATTCAACGCCGCCAGCGTCGGAATGCCGATCCCGGCCAGCAGCATCACAAGGGCATATTGGCTCATGTCCGGTCTTTCATTTATTCAGCAAGATAAAACGTCGCGCTGGCCGCCGCCACCGGGACCGCATCAGGCAGGCGGATCAGCGTCGCCTCGGCAAAGAGCAGTGCCCGCCCGGCCTTGATCACCCGCGCGGTACAGCGCACCCTATCGCCCCGCGCGGCGCTAAGAAAACGCGTCTCGAGGTTGGTGGTGGCCACAGGTTTGAACGCGCCCAACCGCCCGGCGCAGGCAAACACCATCGATGTATCGGCCAGCGTCGCCAGCGCCTGCCCGCAAACAATCCCGCCCACACGGGCGATCTCGGACGTGACAGGGATCTCCAGCACGGCCTCGTCTGGCCCGATTGCGGTGATGGTTGGCTGCAACGCTTGCACCCAAGGTGCGAAATTCTCTTCCAACAGGCGCTGCGCGGTGGCAGGATCAAGCATGAGGACCTCCCCTCTGTCCGGCGGCGACTATGACCGGACCTGAGGCGGCTGTCACCACCTGTTGGGCGGTGACTGGTTTCCTCGGGGCGACAGGCCGTCCCTGAGCGACAAGAACAAGAACGGAG
Encoded proteins:
- a CDS encoding lipoprotein-releasing ABC transporter permease subunit; protein product: MTRQPPPFAPFEWMIAWRYLRAKRAEGGVSVMTWISLIGITLAVFALIATLAVRSGFRAEFVDTIVGANAHVTVYHIQHVDEAGIPTRTLPDYAAMAESVRGVPGVTRVAPLVKGQVMATGNGRNAGVEVFGIAQEDLVEIPRIADPETGRGNLTDFDGGLAIGSGVAQMLGVGLGDKIDLISPNGVKTPFGVSPRVKTYDVTYIFTAGRYDIDRTRIYMPFAEAQLYFNREGVADELEITVEDPEEVERYSSPIGQAAGAGALVWTWQDASGGFLRALDIEDNVMFVILSVLVLIATMNIVSGLIMLVKNKGRDIGILRTMGLTEGSVMRIFFICGSFTGLIGTALGVLLGTLFAIYIDPIFAAVNYLSGGGVWDPSIRGIYALPAELHLKDVLSAVSLSLGLSFIVTIFPARRAARMNPVEALRYE
- a CDS encoding pyridoxal phosphate-dependent aminotransferase, whose protein sequence is MTGPRYPALIASLPSTVPFVGPELQERARGMRFQARLGANENVFGPSPFAVAAMQDEAAEIWKYADPSHLDLKAALADHLRCTPQNILIGEGIDGLLGYLVRLLVGQGDAVVTSDGAYPTFNYHVTGFGGVLHKIPYTGDHEDLSALIAKAAEVDAKIVYLANPDNPMGTWHSGAAIAAALDTLPDGCVLALDEAYVEFAPEGTTPDLDAEDPRVLRFRTFSKAYGMAGARIGYVVGAAETIKAFDRIRNHFGMNRIALAGALAALGDTEWLNEVIRLTAEGRDGIARIAKDNGLTTLPSATNFVAVDCGRDGDFARAVLAGLIDQGVFVRMPFVAPQDRCIRISAGRPEDLEILAEALPKALLAARITLNP
- a CDS encoding ABC transporter ATP-binding protein, which gives rise to MSDTVLRLTGIEKSYNKGKPNEVNVLRGIDLTVGRGEVVALVAPSGAGKSTLLHIAGLLDTPDAGTVEIGGEAMQGQSDRRRTAVRRADVGFVYQFHHLLPEFTALENIVLPQLANGASRAEAEARALTLLDSVGIKDRAEHRPAALSGGEQQRVAFCRAMANTPRLLLADEPTGNLDPTTSDRVFGALMTLVRETGLSALIATHNLELAAQMDRRLRLDSGGLHAE
- a CDS encoding histidinol phosphate aminotransferase, producing MKNRPSKPVEDYTTVNMILIFANMLWVFVALWSFWGLGVVLILAVLLNHLITRIDTVRRRRDSRFRGI
- a CDS encoding phosphatase domain-containing protein, with the protein product MLARLWSRLDKAERKLRRSFGTDISTPAARRWSRLHYHLFDHAFLRVLWTNFFQIAPGVYRSNQPTHRRFERYAAMGIKTVVNLRGEDRFAHYLFERESLQQLGMTMVDAKLWAREAAPRKRIVGVIDALRAAEKPMMFHCKSGADRAGFVAAMYLLVFEDVPIAEAKKQLGLRYIHLDFTKTGVQDYILRVYEARLSLGEIGFEDWIRTEYAAKIIQPAWDARRPEIDCARELMGG
- a CDS encoding pyridoxal-phosphate-dependent aminotransferase family protein is translated as MPLSNGRPHMALPGPSMMPDRVLQAMHRPAPDIYDLDLHDMVASLVPDLRRVARTDGHVAMYICNGHGAWEAALSNTVAPDETVLVPTTGAFGHGWAEMARGLGAEVEIVEHGRTTPIDPDRVCAALAADKGHRIKAVLAVHVDTSSSIRSDIAALRRVLDEVGHPALLMADCIASLGCDAFEMDAWGVDVMITGSQKGLMVPPGMAFVFFNDRAAEVRRAMPRVSRYWDWAARAEPEMFYQYFGGTAPTHHLYGLRAALDMIHEEGMEHVWARHARLARAIWAAGEAWGAEGPFRLNVADPAHRSHAVTAAALGAPDGDRLRAWCRDEAGLVLGIGLGVGDPEDPTNSGYFRFGHMGHVNAHGILGLIGTVETGLTVLDIPHGAGAMDAAVKALTAA
- a CDS encoding DMT family transporter, with product MSQYALVMLLAGIGIPTLAALNAALGMRLGSPVSAAVVLFCVALSSTLAVWLASGAKGLGGVTEAPRHLFLGGCFVAFYVLSVTMIAPKFGIGNAIFFVLVGQLISAAVIDHFGLFGARLSPLTLTRATGIAVMALGVWITQRA
- a CDS encoding Ldh family oxidoreductase, which translates into the protein MPNITITEIFRLSETALAAHGAQPAIAAEMARAIAWAEARGNRICGLYYLESYCQQLKSGRVDGAAVPEISQPRASEIRVDAAHGFAQPAFAAALPQALQAARDTGIASLALRHAHTCTALGYFTEQIAKGGALGLGLTNASPIVAAPGGKTRVIGTNPVAFAVPDGQGGVAMMFDQSTTTVALGRITMAKAAGEQIPEGWAVDVDGRPTTDPDAALKGSLCSAGGYKGWGLGLMAEILAACLGGGILSKDVKPLKAPEGAPHDLGQYFLIIDPGQGDFFDRLSGLAEVVTRDEGARMPGAGRVPAETADVPEALWQQLRDLAGEPA
- a CDS encoding PaaI family thioesterase; translation: MLDPATAQRLLEENFAPWVQALQPTITAIGPDEAVLEIPVTSEIARVGGIVCGQALATLADTSMVFACAGRLGAFKPVATTNLETRFLSAARGDRVRCTARVIKAGRALLFAEATLIRLPDAVPVAAASATFYLAE